One Kallotenue papyrolyticum genomic window carries:
- a CDS encoding vWA domain-containing protein: MSFLTPLAFALTLLVPVIVALYLLKLRRAERTVSSTLLWRRMVRDVEANAPWQRLRRNLLLWLQLLLLIALIIALARPYVLTTGIAGRNLILIIDRSASMAATDAAGTRLDAAKAEALRLINQLPDGGRATIIAIGGQMEVPVSASTDRRELRRAVEALTLRTGGGSDLTQALDLAGALAAREYESEVAIISDGQVTLPEQATLPVPVRFFPIGQRDDNVAISALVLQPAPGGQTLFVQATNYGSAPAQRRLIIELDGVLFNAYDLALNPGEERSIVADVPATTRSAMARFDAPDVLPLDDRAWAVSAGAERARVRLVSDGNRFLETALGLLPGFEVTTVPTTTTTFTDTVALTVLDGVTPDPLPPGNLLFIGPLRSTELFSVTGEIEFPAPRPASGNEPLLRNVAVSEINILRAAQLNRPVWARTVIDSDGGPLLLAGEQGGRRLAVLAFALYNSDLPLQVAFPVLIANLVGYLAPGQGSEATQHAPGEPLLIPTPPDASAVRVTDPGGRVTTLTPENNQVIYAATDALGIYRITIERRGAESLQRAVAVNLFSAAESRVAPRQQLPLFQVGGRVVATSAERTARSELWRWLVWLALIVLIVEWLVYQRGALAWLRERWRARLRPATRAER, from the coding sequence ATGAGTTTTCTGACACCGCTGGCGTTTGCTCTGACGTTGCTTGTGCCGGTGATCGTCGCGCTCTACCTGCTCAAGCTGCGGCGCGCAGAGCGCACCGTCTCATCCACGCTGCTCTGGCGGCGCATGGTGCGCGATGTTGAAGCCAACGCGCCCTGGCAGCGTTTGCGCCGCAACCTGCTGCTCTGGTTGCAACTGCTGCTGTTGATCGCCCTGATCATCGCGCTGGCGCGGCCCTATGTGCTGACCACCGGCATCGCCGGGCGTAACCTGATCCTGATTATCGATCGTTCGGCGAGCATGGCAGCAACCGATGCCGCCGGAACACGGCTCGACGCCGCCAAGGCCGAAGCGCTGCGCCTGATCAACCAGTTGCCCGATGGCGGACGCGCAACGATCATCGCGATCGGTGGTCAGATGGAGGTACCGGTCTCGGCCTCGACCGACCGGCGTGAGCTGCGCCGCGCGGTTGAGGCGCTGACGCTGCGCACGGGCGGCGGCAGCGATCTGACCCAGGCACTCGATCTGGCCGGGGCGCTGGCTGCGCGCGAGTACGAGAGCGAGGTGGCGATCATCTCCGATGGGCAGGTCACCTTGCCGGAGCAGGCCACCCTGCCGGTGCCGGTGCGCTTCTTCCCTATCGGACAACGCGATGACAACGTCGCCATCTCGGCGCTGGTGCTGCAGCCCGCGCCCGGCGGCCAGACGCTCTTTGTGCAGGCCACCAACTATGGATCGGCGCCCGCTCAACGCCGGCTGATCATTGAACTTGACGGCGTGCTCTTCAACGCCTACGATCTCGCGCTCAACCCAGGCGAAGAGCGCTCGATCGTCGCCGACGTGCCAGCCACGACCCGCTCGGCCATGGCGCGTTTCGATGCGCCCGATGTGCTGCCGCTCGACGATCGGGCCTGGGCGGTGAGTGCCGGCGCCGAGCGCGCGCGCGTGCGCCTGGTGAGCGACGGCAACCGCTTCCTGGAGACGGCGCTTGGTCTGCTGCCCGGCTTCGAAGTGACCACCGTCCCGACCACGACCACCACCTTTACCGACACCGTCGCGCTGACGGTGCTGGATGGCGTCACGCCCGACCCGCTGCCACCGGGCAACCTGCTGTTCATCGGGCCGCTGCGCTCGACTGAGCTCTTCTCCGTCACGGGCGAGATCGAGTTTCCGGCACCCCGTCCGGCCAGCGGCAACGAGCCCTTGTTGCGCAACGTCGCCGTCTCCGAGATCAACATTCTGCGCGCGGCGCAGCTCAACCGACCGGTCTGGGCGCGCACGGTGATCGACAGCGATGGCGGTCCGCTGCTGTTGGCCGGCGAGCAGGGCGGACGGCGCCTTGCGGTGCTGGCCTTTGCGCTCTATAACTCCGATCTGCCGTTGCAGGTAGCCTTCCCAGTGCTGATCGCCAACCTGGTAGGCTATCTGGCACCGGGGCAGGGCAGCGAGGCGACGCAGCACGCGCCGGGTGAGCCGCTGCTGATCCCTACGCCGCCCGATGCCAGCGCCGTGCGCGTCACCGATCCCGGCGGGCGGGTGACAACCCTCACGCCCGAGAACAACCAGGTGATCTACGCCGCTACCGACGCGTTGGGCATCTACCGCATCACCATCGAGCGGCGCGGTGCGGAGTCGCTGCAGCGCGCCGTGGCGGTCAATCTGTTTAGCGCCGCCGAGTCGCGCGTCGCGCCACGGCAGCAGTTGCCGCTGTTTCAGGTCGGCGGACGTGTTGTCGCTACCAGCGCGGAGCGTACAGCGCGTTCCGAGTTGTGGCGCTGGCTGGTCTGGCTCGCGCTGATCGTGCTGATTGTCGAATGGCTGGTCTATCAGCGCGGCGCGCTGGCCTGGCTGCGCGAGCGCTGGCGCGCACGCCTACGCCCGGCTACGCGCGCGGAGCGCTAG
- a CDS encoding MFS transporter, which produces MTRLLRSPLLPIFLIVFVGLLGFGIILPLLPLYAQQFGASPLVVGLLLSSYSLMQLVATPYLGALSDRIGRRPVLIISQLGTVISFVLLGLANSLWLLFVARLLDGLSGGNISTAQAYISDIAEERDRARAYGLIGAAFGLGFILGPALGGLLSRGHNYHLPALVAAGISAVSLLLTLLVLPESLPPEQRNVQRVPRILDLEGLRAAFGYGQLGLILVIFFLFNLAQTGFQGLFALFNAQRFGFGARETGYLLAYVGLLGLVLQGGLIGPLVRRWGELHVMRAGLLLAALGFFWAAWIQHWQVLLLALIPLAIGFALPTPTANSLMTRESPPVERGRVLGLSQSLAALARVLGPLLTGLALENASWLAFVIAGLIVIGALVLALRLTPPAQPAEDPRFRPKVA; this is translated from the coding sequence ATGACGCGCTTGTTGCGATCGCCGTTGCTGCCGATCTTTCTGATTGTCTTTGTTGGCCTGCTGGGCTTTGGTATCATTTTGCCCCTACTGCCGCTTTATGCGCAGCAGTTCGGCGCCTCGCCCCTGGTGGTTGGCCTCCTGTTGTCGTCCTATTCGCTGATGCAACTGGTGGCCACGCCCTACTTGGGCGCGCTCTCGGATCGCATCGGACGCCGGCCCGTGCTGATCATCAGCCAGCTCGGCACGGTGATTTCGTTTGTGCTGCTGGGGCTGGCCAACTCGTTGTGGTTGTTGTTCGTGGCGCGGCTGCTGGATGGGCTGTCGGGCGGCAACATCTCCACCGCGCAGGCCTACATCAGCGATATTGCCGAAGAGCGGGATCGCGCCCGTGCCTATGGGCTGATCGGTGCGGCCTTCGGCCTGGGCTTTATCCTTGGGCCGGCGCTGGGCGGCCTGCTGAGCCGCGGGCACAACTACCACCTGCCGGCGCTGGTCGCCGCCGGGATTTCGGCTGTATCGCTGCTGCTGACGCTGCTGGTGCTGCCCGAATCGCTGCCGCCTGAACAGCGCAACGTGCAGCGCGTGCCGCGCATTCTGGATCTGGAGGGCCTGCGCGCCGCGTTTGGCTACGGACAGCTGGGCCTGATCCTGGTGATCTTCTTCCTGTTCAACCTGGCCCAGACCGGTTTTCAAGGCCTGTTTGCGCTCTTCAACGCGCAGCGCTTCGGCTTCGGCGCACGTGAGACCGGCTACTTGCTGGCCTATGTCGGTCTGCTGGGACTGGTGTTGCAGGGCGGCTTGATCGGGCCGCTGGTGCGACGCTGGGGCGAGCTGCACGTTATGCGCGCCGGTCTGTTGTTGGCGGCGCTGGGCTTCTTCTGGGCCGCCTGGATCCAGCACTGGCAGGTGCTGCTGCTGGCGCTGATCCCGCTGGCGATCGGCTTTGCGCTGCCGACACCGACCGCCAATAGTCTGATGACGCGCGAAAGCCCGCCTGTCGAACGGGGCCGTGTGCTGGGCCTGTCGCAGTCGCTGGCCGCGTTGGCGCGCGTGTTGGGGCCGCTGTTGACCGGCCTGGCGCTGGAGAACGCTTCCTGGTTGGCCTTTGTGATCGCCGGCCTGATCGTGATCGGTGCGCTGGTGCTGGCGCTGCGCCTGACACCACCCGCGCAACCGGCAGAAGACCCGCGCTTCCGGCCCAAGGTCGCCTGA
- a CDS encoding DUF58 domain-containing protein has product MSTPSTSNRLFEPEFLAKLDRLALIARRAVAGELQGERRSPRRGASVEFADFKPYVAGDDFRQIDWNLYARLERFFLKLFVAEEELTIHLLVDTSRSMDYGEPNKLWYAKRAAGALGYIALANLDRVTLAAFGQERELKLPPQRSRRGVWPLFAFLSDLQPGAATHFAAFCQRYAQTARQAGPLLLCSDLLDEQWQDGLRALLSRRFEITLLHILAPQELDPQIEGDVRLIDAEGGPPVDLTADLDLLQRYRRNLEAWRDEIAAYCATRDIGYVPIATTDALEELLFDLLRRRGLLR; this is encoded by the coding sequence ATGAGCACACCATCCACATCCAACCGGCTGTTCGAGCCCGAATTCCTGGCGAAGCTGGATCGGCTGGCGCTGATCGCGCGTCGGGCGGTAGCCGGCGAGCTCCAGGGCGAGCGCCGCAGCCCACGCCGCGGCGCGTCGGTGGAGTTCGCCGACTTCAAGCCCTACGTCGCCGGCGATGATTTTCGCCAGATCGATTGGAATCTGTACGCCCGCCTGGAGCGCTTCTTCCTCAAACTCTTCGTTGCCGAGGAAGAACTGACGATCCATCTGCTGGTCGATACCAGCCGTTCGATGGACTACGGCGAGCCCAACAAACTCTGGTATGCCAAACGCGCCGCGGGCGCGCTCGGCTACATCGCGCTCGCCAACCTGGATCGCGTCACGCTGGCCGCCTTTGGCCAGGAACGCGAACTCAAACTGCCGCCCCAGCGCTCGCGGCGCGGCGTCTGGCCGCTGTTCGCCTTTCTGAGCGATCTGCAGCCGGGCGCGGCCACGCACTTCGCCGCTTTCTGCCAGCGCTACGCCCAGACCGCGCGTCAGGCCGGGCCGCTGTTGCTCTGCTCCGACCTCTTGGACGAGCAGTGGCAGGACGGCTTGCGCGCGCTGCTGTCGCGCCGCTTCGAGATCACGCTGCTGCACATCCTGGCGCCGCAGGAGCTCGATCCGCAGATCGAGGGCGATGTGCGGCTGATCGATGCCGAGGGTGGTCCGCCGGTCGATCTAACTGCCGATCTGGATCTACTACAGCGCTATCGGCGCAACCTGGAGGCGTGGCGCGACGAGATCGCCGCCTACTGCGCCACGCGCGACATCGGCTACGTGCCGATCGCTACCACCGACGCGCTGGAGGAGCTGCTGTTCGACCTGCTGCGGCGGCGCGGCCTGCTGCGCTAG
- a CDS encoding AAA family ATPase, translating into MTTTPHPHPTITPEQFRAAATAIEQEVSKVIVGQRELIRLTLVTLLAGGNALLEGVPGLAKTTLVRTLAEVVDCRFSRIQFTPDLMPADIIGTTIIAEDERGRKQFRFEPGPIFANLVLADEINRATPKTQSALLEAMQERTVTVAKTIHRLDQPFFVLATQNPLEMEGTYPLPEAQLDRFFFKIDVPFPSTDELVEIANRTTTLQTPQPRKVVNGPMILQMQALAREVPIATHVLRYAARLIAATHPNRDAPDITRRYVRYGASPRGMQTLILAGKILALLDGRYNVAFADLKQAALPALRHRVILNFEAQAEGVTNDDVVRGIVEAVREE; encoded by the coding sequence ATGACCACGACACCGCATCCGCATCCGACGATCACGCCTGAGCAGTTTCGCGCGGCGGCCACGGCGATCGAGCAGGAAGTCAGCAAGGTCATCGTCGGGCAGCGCGAGCTGATCCGCCTGACGCTCGTAACGCTGCTGGCCGGCGGCAACGCGCTGCTCGAAGGCGTGCCCGGCCTGGCCAAAACGACTCTGGTGCGCACGCTGGCCGAGGTGGTCGATTGTCGCTTTTCGCGTATCCAGTTCACTCCCGACCTGATGCCCGCCGACATCATCGGCACGACGATCATTGCGGAGGACGAGCGCGGTCGTAAGCAGTTCCGCTTCGAGCCGGGGCCGATCTTCGCCAACCTGGTGCTGGCCGATGAGATCAATCGCGCCACGCCCAAAACCCAGTCGGCCCTGCTGGAAGCCATGCAGGAGCGCACCGTTACCGTCGCCAAAACGATCCACCGTCTCGATCAGCCCTTTTTTGTGCTGGCCACCCAGAACCCGCTGGAGATGGAGGGCACCTATCCGCTGCCCGAAGCGCAGCTCGACCGCTTCTTCTTCAAGATCGATGTGCCCTTCCCCAGCACCGACGAGCTGGTCGAGATCGCCAACCGCACCACCACGCTCCAGACGCCCCAGCCGCGCAAGGTGGTCAACGGGCCGATGATCCTGCAGATGCAGGCGCTGGCGCGCGAGGTGCCGATCGCTACCCACGTCTTGCGCTACGCCGCGCGCCTGATCGCTGCCACGCACCCCAACCGCGACGCGCCCGATATCACACGACGCTACGTGCGCTATGGTGCGTCGCCGCGCGGCATGCAGACGTTGATCCTGGCCGGCAAGATTCTGGCGCTGCTCGATGGCCGCTACAACGTGGCCTTTGCCGATCTCAAACAGGCAGCGCTGCCGGCGCTGCGGCACCGCGTGATCCTCAACTTCGAGGCGCAGGCCGAGGGCGTGACCAACGACGACGTGGTGCGCGGCATTGTCGAAGCTGTGCGCGAGGAATAG
- a CDS encoding LysM peptidoglycan-binding domain-containing protein — protein sequence MIGWLLLGMLVLPTLGAIAARLLARRFDGTLPRVIAVLGFVAAALCALGVSRLPANAEHLGRLAILLPSNDVRIARASLLNPTPPAIAAQPAPAITAEPTPTPWASSAPTATPTPTPTATPAPTTTPQPTATVTPEPTATPQPTTTPEPTAAPRPAAEPRRYVVQPGDTLRAIAARFGVSVERLLEYNGLTPEEGDNLRVDQVLYIPPQ from the coding sequence ATGATCGGTTGGTTGTTACTTGGCATGCTGGTGCTGCCCACCCTGGGCGCGATCGCGGCGCGACTTCTGGCGCGGCGCTTCGATGGCACGCTACCGCGGGTGATCGCCGTGCTGGGCTTTGTGGCTGCTGCACTCTGCGCGCTGGGCGTGAGTCGCCTGCCGGCTAACGCCGAGCACCTGGGCCGTCTGGCGATTCTGCTGCCATCCAACGATGTGCGCATCGCGCGCGCCTCGCTCCTGAACCCGACGCCGCCGGCCATCGCCGCCCAACCTGCGCCGGCAATCACGGCGGAGCCGACGCCCACGCCATGGGCAAGCAGCGCGCCGACCGCAACGCCCACGCCGACGCCAACGGCCACACCCGCACCAACCACCACGCCGCAGCCAACGGCGACCGTAACGCCGGAACCAACCGCTACGCCACAACCAACGACAACGCCAGAACCAACCGCTGCGCCGCGGCCCGCCGCCGAACCACGACGTTATGTCGTGCAACCGGGCGATACGCTGCGGGCGATCGCCGCGCGCTTTGGCGTTTCGGTTGAGCGGCTGCTGGAGTACAACGGTCTCACGCCCGAAGAGGGAGATAATCTGCGCGTCGATCAGGTGCTGTACATCCCCCCGCAATAG
- a CDS encoding polysaccharide deacetylase family protein: protein MRSRLLPATAILVLLVAACGRAPQPDLTQAAPATATRTPTEPPIATAQPSAAPTLPPTATARPSVTPTLPPTATATPMPMPTASAMPTLTPAPIASDQRFVAHTVAPGETLAALAGPDMTPAQIAAYNHLHSDRLRPGMPLLLPRSAPVTPETLLVERGNPDAPRVAITLDAGASAAPTPQILDTLRAHGVRVTFFLTGRWMRDNPELTRRIVAEGHELANHSLNHPDFRTLDRAAMLEELNATERIAQEIAGASTRPFFRPPYGAYNREVLATVIEAGYLPIYWTLDSLDSVGQPKSAEFLVERITTRLAGEQANGAIVLMHCGSQPTADALPRLLEHFAARGVKVTTVSEVLGP from the coding sequence ATGCGTTCACGCCTGCTGCCGGCCACCGCCATCCTTGTGCTGCTGGTCGCCGCCTGTGGCCGCGCGCCACAGCCCGATCTGACGCAGGCGGCGCCGGCGACTGCCACGCGCACGCCGACGGAGCCGCCCATAGCTACGGCCCAACCAAGCGCCGCGCCGACGCTGCCGCCTACGGCCACTGCCAGGCCGAGCGTCACACCCACGCTGCCGCCCACAGCGACCGCCACGCCCATGCCGATGCCGACGGCGAGTGCCATGCCTACCCTCACCCCGGCGCCAATTGCCTCCGATCAACGCTTTGTCGCGCATACCGTCGCGCCGGGCGAGACGCTGGCCGCGCTGGCCGGTCCCGACATGACGCCGGCACAGATCGCCGCCTACAACCACCTACACAGCGATCGGTTACGTCCCGGCATGCCGCTGCTGCTGCCACGCTCCGCGCCGGTCACGCCGGAGACGCTGCTGGTCGAACGCGGGAATCCGGACGCGCCGCGCGTCGCGATCACGCTCGACGCGGGGGCATCGGCTGCGCCTACGCCGCAGATCCTCGATACGTTGCGCGCCCATGGCGTGCGCGTCACCTTTTTTCTGACCGGCCGCTGGATGCGCGACAATCCGGAGCTGACGCGTCGCATCGTTGCCGAGGGTCACGAGCTCGCCAACCATTCGCTCAACCATCCCGACTTCCGCACGCTGGATCGCGCCGCCATGCTGGAGGAACTCAACGCCACCGAGCGCATCGCGCAGGAGATCGCCGGCGCAAGCACGCGGCCCTTCTTTCGGCCACCCTATGGTGCCTACAATCGCGAGGTGCTGGCGACGGTGATCGAGGCAGGCTACCTGCCGATCTACTGGACGCTCGACTCGCTCGACTCGGTCGGGCAGCCCAAGAGCGCTGAGTTTCTGGTGGAACGCATCACCACGCGCCTGGCGGGCGAGCAGGCCAACGGTGCGATCGTATTGATGCACTGCGGCTCGCAGCCCACCGCCGATGCGCTGCCACGGCTGCTGGAGCACTTCGCGGCGCGCGGCGTGAAGGTCACGACTGTCAGCGAGGTGCTGGGACCATGA
- a CDS encoding B12-binding domain-containing radical SAM protein, which produces MMHPKLRVLLLQLPVPNNPALNVPLAAGYLKAYAAAQGLLEHVEIEILPRALADHAGDALLVEAIVARQPQVLGLSLYTWNSERSLALAERVKQRLPTLRVVVGGPEVQRDNAWVLRHPAVDVAVLGEGEQTFADLLRLWSAIDPASAAACAALETIAGLAYRVGQELRFTAERIALDDLRAIPSPYLLGYLDVPPDSMLLVEVSRWCPYRCSFCLYGRNMGSRLGRRYFDLQRLLDEIRWARARGVRRVHFVEANLNLVPLFWPLMEALAELNADRAMTFYAELRAEHLSDAHVAALDRANVRYVEVGLQSANPSALRAAQRPTNLQKWTAGVRRLYERRIEVYLDVILGLPADDEVGVRETIRFITREGLGAYDVFTLQVLPGTAVRRQAADYGLHFQARPPYYVLSTDRFSFAALRALRRELKATAGLDPDAVEGMPLPRQTALSAALSALPERDAPVSHVRCVTPAACDALAELAPRLATQVDLVLPAAWLERVTPALTTWIAHNPSTLIDLYLLADTSCPTPDALRRWREQLPFAPGYLDRVAVFRNSTPTPEYGRVSPRVLLVLPWTAQVDPSAYADCAAIVWRFDLERDSALPLGAWTAAGGSGIWLHLPSTLAPHARAALLAEARAWAADTGRMLWPADPIDMVYWPTSSGEHHLTDAGIGV; this is translated from the coding sequence ATGATGCATCCAAAGCTGCGCGTGCTGTTGCTGCAACTGCCGGTGCCCAACAACCCGGCGCTCAATGTACCGCTGGCGGCAGGCTACCTCAAAGCCTATGCCGCCGCGCAGGGCCTGCTCGAGCATGTCGAGATCGAGATTCTACCCCGCGCCCTGGCCGACCATGCCGGTGATGCGCTGCTGGTTGAAGCGATCGTAGCGCGGCAACCGCAGGTGCTCGGGCTGTCGCTCTACACCTGGAACAGCGAACGCTCGCTGGCGCTTGCCGAACGCGTCAAGCAGCGTCTGCCTACGCTGCGCGTGGTGGTGGGCGGGCCGGAGGTGCAGCGCGACAATGCCTGGGTGCTGAGGCATCCCGCCGTGGATGTGGCCGTGCTGGGCGAGGGCGAGCAGACCTTCGCCGATCTGCTGCGGCTGTGGAGCGCGATCGATCCGGCGAGCGCTGCAGCCTGCGCTGCGCTGGAAACCATTGCCGGCCTGGCCTACCGCGTCGGTCAGGAATTGCGCTTCACGGCGGAGCGCATCGCGCTGGATGATCTGCGCGCCATTCCCTCGCCCTACCTGCTGGGCTATCTCGACGTGCCGCCCGACAGTATGCTGTTGGTTGAAGTCTCGCGCTGGTGTCCCTACCGCTGCAGCTTCTGTCTCTACGGCCGCAACATGGGCAGCCGCCTGGGACGGCGCTACTTCGATCTCCAGCGCCTGCTGGATGAGATCCGCTGGGCGCGTGCCCGGGGCGTGCGCCGCGTGCATTTCGTCGAGGCCAACCTCAATCTGGTGCCGCTCTTCTGGCCGTTAATGGAGGCGCTGGCCGAGCTCAATGCCGATCGCGCCATGACCTTCTATGCCGAGCTGCGCGCCGAGCATCTCAGTGACGCGCATGTCGCCGCCCTGGACCGCGCCAATGTGCGCTATGTCGAAGTGGGGCTGCAGAGCGCCAACCCATCTGCGCTGCGCGCCGCGCAGCGGCCAACCAACCTGCAGAAATGGACCGCGGGCGTGCGCCGTCTGTACGAGCGCCGAATCGAGGTCTATCTCGATGTGATCCTGGGGCTGCCCGCCGATGACGAGGTGGGCGTACGCGAAACGATCCGCTTCATCACGCGCGAGGGCTTGGGCGCGTACGATGTCTTCACCCTGCAGGTGTTGCCCGGCACGGCGGTGCGGCGCCAGGCCGCCGACTACGGCCTGCATTTTCAGGCACGTCCGCCCTACTACGTGCTGAGCACAGATCGCTTCAGCTTCGCCGCATTGCGCGCGTTGCGCCGCGAGCTGAAGGCGACTGCCGGCCTTGATCCCGATGCGGTCGAAGGCATGCCCCTGCCGCGCCAGACGGCCCTGAGCGCAGCGCTGAGCGCCCTCCCGGAACGGGACGCGCCCGTGAGCCATGTGCGCTGCGTCACGCCCGCCGCCTGCGACGCCCTGGCCGAACTTGCGCCGCGTCTGGCAACGCAGGTCGATCTGGTGCTCCCGGCTGCCTGGCTCGAACGCGTCACACCGGCGCTGACGACCTGGATCGCGCACAACCCGAGCACGCTGATCGATCTCTATCTGCTGGCGGATACGAGCTGCCCCACGCCGGACGCGCTGCGACGCTGGCGCGAGCAGCTGCCCTTCGCGCCGGGCTACCTCGATCGCGTGGCCGTGTTTCGCAATTCCACGCCCACGCCAGAGTATGGGCGCGTCAGTCCGCGCGTGTTGCTGGTGTTGCCCTGGACGGCGCAGGTCGATCCCTCGGCGTACGCAGACTGCGCCGCGATCGTCTGGCGCTTCGATCTGGAGCGCGACTCCGCCCTGCCACTCGGTGCGTGGACGGCAGCCGGCGGCAGCGGCATCTGGCTGCATCTGCCATCCACGCTCGCGCCGCATGCCCGCGCCGCGCTGCTGGCCGAAGCGCGGGCGTGGGCCGCCGATACCGGGCGCATGCTCTGGCCTGCCGATCCTATCGACATGGTGTATTGGCCGACCTCCTCAGGCGAGCACCACCTGACCGATGCCGGCATTGGCGTCTGA
- a CDS encoding PP2C family protein-serine/threonine phosphatase: protein MVQDPLAEHIKRQYTIALVLLAVLTIVFQPAFHYILALLPDRPPDSLRLRLVSAGVAAMVLLLVLLVPSARRFSAWLQVLNAATALIVVHQLVFDSGNHPMYLAASLTALYGAQLAFVRLREWVITVALVAGFYVVAALWQRAFAPPGGLIAPLFYSANYVITTALVWGRERLLRDDLQRRFALEHANLELSAVTQRLQNELDLAREIQQSLLPPVSPGWTRFDVHCYSRAAREVGGDFYSYYAWDEGHVALVVGDVSGKGASAALLMATSLSLLNASFARRGQAALRLVRLDHQLLPYTGPRDQNCALSYIEIDGQQLTIINAGGIAPYLRRSNGTVEWPEVWGFPLGQGLSPREGYLVAQRWLQPGDMVVLVSDGVVETRNARGDLFSFGRLEQALVSGPGHSARAMVEYLVRRLRKFAGRIEPPDDVTIAVLRVV, encoded by the coding sequence ATGGTCCAGGATCCGTTGGCGGAACATATCAAGCGACAGTACACCATCGCGCTGGTGCTGCTGGCTGTGCTGACGATCGTGTTCCAGCCGGCCTTTCATTACATTTTGGCGCTGTTGCCGGATCGACCGCCCGACTCGCTGCGCCTGCGATTGGTCTCGGCAGGCGTGGCAGCCATGGTGCTGTTGCTGGTGCTGCTGGTGCCTTCGGCGCGCCGCTTCAGCGCCTGGCTGCAGGTGCTTAACGCGGCCACCGCGCTGATCGTGGTTCACCAGCTCGTCTTCGACAGCGGCAATCATCCGATGTATCTGGCTGCCTCGCTGACGGCGCTGTACGGCGCGCAACTGGCCTTTGTCCGGCTGCGGGAGTGGGTGATCACCGTGGCGCTGGTGGCCGGTTTCTACGTTGTTGCCGCGCTCTGGCAGCGCGCCTTCGCGCCACCGGGAGGATTGATTGCGCCGTTGTTCTACAGCGCGAACTATGTCATCACCACCGCGCTGGTCTGGGGCCGCGAGCGCCTGTTGAGGGACGACCTGCAACGCCGCTTCGCGCTGGAGCACGCCAACCTTGAGCTCTCGGCGGTGACGCAGCGTCTGCAGAACGAGCTTGATCTGGCACGCGAGATCCAGCAGAGCCTGCTGCCGCCCGTCTCACCCGGATGGACGCGCTTCGATGTCCACTGTTACAGCCGCGCCGCGCGCGAGGTGGGCGGCGATTTCTACAGCTACTACGCCTGGGACGAGGGCCATGTCGCGCTGGTGGTAGGCGATGTCTCCGGCAAAGGCGCGTCGGCGGCGCTGTTAATGGCAACCAGCCTCTCGCTGCTCAACGCGAGCTTTGCGCGGCGCGGCCAGGCGGCACTGCGGTTGGTCCGTCTGGATCATCAACTGCTGCCCTACACCGGTCCGCGTGACCAGAACTGCGCTCTGTCCTACATCGAGATCGATGGCCAGCAGCTGACGATCATCAACGCGGGTGGTATTGCCCCGTATCTACGGCGTTCAAACGGCACGGTGGAATGGCCTGAGGTCTGGGGCTTTCCACTGGGCCAGGGCCTCAGCCCGCGCGAGGGCTACCTGGTGGCGCAGCGCTGGCTCCAACCGGGTGATATGGTGGTGCTGGTGAGCGACGGCGTGGTCGAGACGCGTAATGCCCGCGGCGATCTATTCAGCTTCGGGCGGCTTGAACAGGCGCTGGTCAGCGGACCCGGCCACAGCGCGCGGGCGATGGTTGAGTATCTGGTGCGGCGGTTGCGCAAGTTTGCCGGGCGCATTGAGCCGCCCGATGACGTCACCATCGCCGTGTTGCGCGTCGTATGA